The following proteins come from a genomic window of Paramisgurnus dabryanus chromosome 19, PD_genome_1.1, whole genome shotgun sequence:
- the snx13 gene encoding sorting nexin-13 isoform X1 has translation MYVTPEWGSRALSGVEGLPHPCLQCDAAGGLLNWKQASLSVWGWGSLGVVLFLISFGPFAIFYLAFYILCFIGGGFVVLLLFGKTHSERHLERCEHSYLPSTETSILKVSEEMKSESKPIKIDRRLTGSSLIDEPLQQVILFALRDYIQYWYYTLSDDETFLLEIRQTVQNALVEFSTRSKEVDWQPYFTTRLVDDFATHLRVFRKAQERLNEREDQKQHGADELLESFFEAEVEMERKICRDMVCMSRKDEEGYLRDLCEVLLYLLLPPGDFHNKNMRYFLREVLARGVLLPLINQLSDPDYINQFVIWMLHDSSCNYEAFLNILKLTDKPAELEAVKDKVIEELQYLRSLDTGGDDINIRKNQINSLLFVKKICETRIQRLQSGKEVDALKLAANFGKLCVIPLEHILVHNIALQFFMDYMQHMGGQAVLFFWLTVEGYRVTAQQQLEVLHSSQKDGKRQSSQTTKGLLRAAALGVYDQYLSEKASPRVEVDEAPLSRLAQKLNKEDPTPEIFDEIQRKVYDMMLKDERYYPSFKQHPLYVRMLAELDMLKEPSFRGSDDGDGESFNGSPTGSINLSLDDLCSGSVDEFVHLHAFISDTADAFLHHLPMAGVCNDHGKTYALYTITVVRKSLDGNEDTWKTYRRYSDFHDFHMRITEQFESLAPILKLPGKKTFNNMEREFLEKRKKDLNAYLQLLLNPEIIKACPILMPYVYDFLENKAYSKGKGDFARKMDTFVNPLRSSMRNVSNAVKSLPDSLAEGVSKVSADVGRRSEKFGQDIKQTIFKVPPLIPKSDIVPEHCRISAQLDDNVDDNIPLRVMLLLMDEVFDLKERNQWLRRNIKNLLQQLIRATYGDTINRKIVDHVDNMTSPEQVSDYVKRFRDSYWPNGILAETPPRREKNTRMRTRVAAKTTLLGIMPDELKHIIGADTSRKGILRVFDMFQHQPLNRRLVYVFLEGFLQTLFPQHKFSELFVKLHSRSPRVLKYSKKIRNLQKR, from the exons GCCAGTCTCTCTGTTTGGGGATGGGGGAGTTTGGGTGTTGTCCTCTTCCTCATCTCATTCGGACCCTTTGCCATCTTTTATCTGGCCTTCTACATCCTCTGCTTTATTGGCGG AGGTTTTGTAGTACTACTTTTATTTGGAAAGACACACTCAGAGAGGCATTTGGAGAGGTGTGAACACTCCTACCTACCATCCACAGAGACAAGCATACTCAAG GTTTCAGAAGAGATGAAATCAGAGTCCAAACCTATTAAGATTGATCGGCGTTTAACTGGATCCAGTCTCATAGATGAACCACTGCAGCAG GTGATCCTGTTTGCTTTGAGAGACTATATCCAGTACTGGTATTACACACTAAGTGATGATGAGACTTTTCTTCTAGAGATCAGACAGACGGTTCAAAATGCTCTCGTTGAGTTTTCCACCAG ATCTAAAGAAGTGGACTGGCAGCCATATTTTACCACCAGACTGGTGGATGATTTTGCGACCCATCTACGTGTTTTCAGGAAAGCTCAGGAGAGACTAAACGAGAGAGAGGATCAGAAACAGC ATGGAGCGGATGAGTTGCTGGAGTCGTTTTTCGAAGCAGAGGTAGAAATGGAGAGAAAAATTTGTAGAGACATGGTGTGCATGTCCCGCAAAGATGAGGAAG GTTACCTGCGAGACCTCTGTGAAGTGCTGCTTTATCTGTTACTACCTCCTGGAGATTTCCACAACAAGAATATGAGATACTTCCTCAGg GAGGTTCTGGCCAGAGGAGTTTTGCTTCCCCTAATAAACCAGCTGAGTGACCCAGATTACATCAATCAGTTTGTCATCTGGATG CTCCATGACTCCAGCTGTAACTATGAGGCCTTCTTGAACATTTTAAAGCTGACAGATAAACCTGCAGAGCTGGAGGCCGTCAAAGACAAAGTCATTGAGGAACTACAGTACCTGCGATCTCTAGACACTGGTGGAGATG ATATCAACATTAGAAAGAATCAAATCAATAGTTTgctttttgtgaaaaaaatctGTGAAACGCGGATACAACGGCTACAGTCAGGGAAG GAAGTTGATGCTTTAAAACTTGCGGCTAACTTTGGAAAGTTGTGTGTGATACCACTGGAGCACATTTTGGTGCATAACATCGCACTTCAGTTCTTCATGG ATTACATGCAGCATATGGGCGGTCAGGCGGTTCTGTTTTTCTGGCTGACGGTGGAGGGTTATCGGGTCACGGCCCAGCAACAGTTAGAGGTCTTACACAGCAGTCAGAAAGACGGAAAGAGGCAAAGCAGCCAGACCACTAAAGGATTGTTGAGAGCCGCTGCACTGGGTGTCTATGACCAATACCTGTCAGAAAAG GCCTCTCCCAGGGTGGAGGTGGATGAAGCTCCTTTATCCAGATTGGCTCAAAAACTCAACAAAGAGGATCCCACACCGGAGATATTCGATGAGATCCAGAGAAAG GTGTATGATATGATGTTAAAGGATGAAAGATATTACCCATCTTTTAAGCAACATCCGCTGTATGTGCGTATGCTGGCCGAGCTGGACATGCTGAAGGAACCCAGCTTTAGAGGTTCTGATGACGGGGATGGAG AGTCGTTCAACGGCTCTCCGACAGGAAGCATTAATTTA TCATTAGATGATCTCTGCAGTGGAAGTGTGGACGAATTTGTTCATCTTCACGCTTTTATCTCCGACACGG CTGACGCTTTTCTCCACCACCTCCCTATGGCAGGCGTGTGTAACGATCACGGGAAGACGTACGCGCTGTACACCATCACCGTCGTACGCAAGAGCTTGGACGGCAATGAGGACACCTGGAAAACGTACCGGCGCTACAGCGATTTCCACGACTTTCACATGCGCATCACGGAGCAG TTCGAGTCCCTCGCACCGATTCTCAAGCTGCCGGGCAAGAAGACCTTCAACAACATGGAAAGAGAGTTTTtagagaaaagaaagaaagacctGAACGCTTATCTTCAG CTTCTGCTGAATCCAGAGATCATAAAAGCCTGTCCCATCCTCATGCCATACGTCTATGACTTCCTGGAAAACAAAGCCTACAGCAAGGGCAAAGGAGACTTTGCCCGCAAG ATGGACACATTCGTGAATCCTCTCAGGAGCTCCATGCGGAACGTGTCCAATGCAGTGAAGTCCCTGCCGGACAGCCTTGCCGAGGGAGTGTCCAAAGTCTCGGCTGACGTGGGACGCAGGTCCGAGAAATTTGGCCAGGACATTAAACAAACCATATTTAAG GTGCCTCCTTTAATCCCCAAATCTGACATTGTTCCTGAACACTGCCGCATCTCTGCCCAGCTGGATGATAAT GTGGATGATAATATTCCTCTGAGGGTGATGTTGTTGCTCATGGACGAGGTGTTTGACCTTAAAGAGAGAAATCAGTGGCTGAGGAGAAACATCAAAAACCTCTTACAGCAGCTCATCAGAGCCACGTATGGAGACACAATAAACAG gaaaattgTGGATCACGTGGACAACATGACCTCACCGGAGCAGGTGTCTGATTATGTGAAGAGATTCAG AGACTCCTATTGGCCGAACGGGATTCTGGCGGAGACTCCGCCCCGCAGAGAAAAAAACACCCGCATGAGAACGAGAGTCGCGGCCAAGACGACACTGTTGGGTATCATGCCAG ACGAGTTGAAGCACATCATCGGGGCGGACACCAGTCGGAAAGGCATCCTGCGCGTCTTCGACATGTTCCAGCACCAGCCGCTGAACCGCCGGCTGGTCTACGTCTTTCTGGAGGGCTTCCTGCAGACTCTGTTTCCGCAGCACAAGTTTTCCGAGCTGTTCGTGAAGCTGCACTCCCGCTCGCCGCGCGTACTCAAATACTCAAAGAAAATTCGCAACTTGCAGAAGAGGTGA
- the snx13 gene encoding sorting nexin-13 isoform X2 — protein MYVTPEWGSRALSGVEGLPHPCLQCDAAGGLLNWKQASLSVWGWGSLGVVLFLISFGPFAIFYLAFYILCFIGGGFVVLLLFGKTHSERHLERCEHSYLPSTETSILKVSEEMKSESKPIKIDRRLTGSSLIDEPLQQVILFALRDYIQYWYYTLSDDETFLLEIRQTVQNALVEFSTRSKEVDWQPYFTTRLVDDFATHLRVFRKAQERLNEREDQKQHGADELLESFFEAEVEMERKICRDMVCMSRKDEEGYLRDLCEVLLYLLLPPGDFHNKNMRYFLREVLARGVLLPLINQLSDPDYINQFVIWMLHDSSCNYEAFLNILKLTDKPAELEAVKDKVIEELQYLRSLDTGGDDINIRKNQINSLLFVKKICETRIQRLQSGKEVDALKLAANFGKLCVIPLEHILVHNIALQFFMDYMQHMGGQAVLFFWLTVEGYRVTAQQQLEVLHSSQKDGKRQSSQTTKGLLRAAALGVYDQYLSEKASPRVEVDEAPLSRLAQKLNKEDPTPEIFDEIQRKVYDMMLKDERYYPSFKQHPLYVRMLAELDMLKEPSFRGSDDGDGESFNGSPTGSINLSLDDLCSGSVDEFVHLHAFISDTGVCNDHGKTYALYTITVVRKSLDGNEDTWKTYRRYSDFHDFHMRITEQFESLAPILKLPGKKTFNNMEREFLEKRKKDLNAYLQLLLNPEIIKACPILMPYVYDFLENKAYSKGKGDFARKMDTFVNPLRSSMRNVSNAVKSLPDSLAEGVSKVSADVGRRSEKFGQDIKQTIFKVPPLIPKSDIVPEHCRISAQLDDNVDDNIPLRVMLLLMDEVFDLKERNQWLRRNIKNLLQQLIRATYGDTINRKIVDHVDNMTSPEQVSDYVKRFRDSYWPNGILAETPPRREKNTRMRTRVAAKTTLLGIMPDELKHIIGADTSRKGILRVFDMFQHQPLNRRLVYVFLEGFLQTLFPQHKFSELFVKLHSRSPRVLKYSKKIRNLQKR, from the exons GCCAGTCTCTCTGTTTGGGGATGGGGGAGTTTGGGTGTTGTCCTCTTCCTCATCTCATTCGGACCCTTTGCCATCTTTTATCTGGCCTTCTACATCCTCTGCTTTATTGGCGG AGGTTTTGTAGTACTACTTTTATTTGGAAAGACACACTCAGAGAGGCATTTGGAGAGGTGTGAACACTCCTACCTACCATCCACAGAGACAAGCATACTCAAG GTTTCAGAAGAGATGAAATCAGAGTCCAAACCTATTAAGATTGATCGGCGTTTAACTGGATCCAGTCTCATAGATGAACCACTGCAGCAG GTGATCCTGTTTGCTTTGAGAGACTATATCCAGTACTGGTATTACACACTAAGTGATGATGAGACTTTTCTTCTAGAGATCAGACAGACGGTTCAAAATGCTCTCGTTGAGTTTTCCACCAG ATCTAAAGAAGTGGACTGGCAGCCATATTTTACCACCAGACTGGTGGATGATTTTGCGACCCATCTACGTGTTTTCAGGAAAGCTCAGGAGAGACTAAACGAGAGAGAGGATCAGAAACAGC ATGGAGCGGATGAGTTGCTGGAGTCGTTTTTCGAAGCAGAGGTAGAAATGGAGAGAAAAATTTGTAGAGACATGGTGTGCATGTCCCGCAAAGATGAGGAAG GTTACCTGCGAGACCTCTGTGAAGTGCTGCTTTATCTGTTACTACCTCCTGGAGATTTCCACAACAAGAATATGAGATACTTCCTCAGg GAGGTTCTGGCCAGAGGAGTTTTGCTTCCCCTAATAAACCAGCTGAGTGACCCAGATTACATCAATCAGTTTGTCATCTGGATG CTCCATGACTCCAGCTGTAACTATGAGGCCTTCTTGAACATTTTAAAGCTGACAGATAAACCTGCAGAGCTGGAGGCCGTCAAAGACAAAGTCATTGAGGAACTACAGTACCTGCGATCTCTAGACACTGGTGGAGATG ATATCAACATTAGAAAGAATCAAATCAATAGTTTgctttttgtgaaaaaaatctGTGAAACGCGGATACAACGGCTACAGTCAGGGAAG GAAGTTGATGCTTTAAAACTTGCGGCTAACTTTGGAAAGTTGTGTGTGATACCACTGGAGCACATTTTGGTGCATAACATCGCACTTCAGTTCTTCATGG ATTACATGCAGCATATGGGCGGTCAGGCGGTTCTGTTTTTCTGGCTGACGGTGGAGGGTTATCGGGTCACGGCCCAGCAACAGTTAGAGGTCTTACACAGCAGTCAGAAAGACGGAAAGAGGCAAAGCAGCCAGACCACTAAAGGATTGTTGAGAGCCGCTGCACTGGGTGTCTATGACCAATACCTGTCAGAAAAG GCCTCTCCCAGGGTGGAGGTGGATGAAGCTCCTTTATCCAGATTGGCTCAAAAACTCAACAAAGAGGATCCCACACCGGAGATATTCGATGAGATCCAGAGAAAG GTGTATGATATGATGTTAAAGGATGAAAGATATTACCCATCTTTTAAGCAACATCCGCTGTATGTGCGTATGCTGGCCGAGCTGGACATGCTGAAGGAACCCAGCTTTAGAGGTTCTGATGACGGGGATGGAG AGTCGTTCAACGGCTCTCCGACAGGAAGCATTAATTTA TCATTAGATGATCTCTGCAGTGGAAGTGTGGACGAATTTGTTCATCTTCACGCTTTTATCTCCGACACGG GCGTGTGTAACGATCACGGGAAGACGTACGCGCTGTACACCATCACCGTCGTACGCAAGAGCTTGGACGGCAATGAGGACACCTGGAAAACGTACCGGCGCTACAGCGATTTCCACGACTTTCACATGCGCATCACGGAGCAG TTCGAGTCCCTCGCACCGATTCTCAAGCTGCCGGGCAAGAAGACCTTCAACAACATGGAAAGAGAGTTTTtagagaaaagaaagaaagacctGAACGCTTATCTTCAG CTTCTGCTGAATCCAGAGATCATAAAAGCCTGTCCCATCCTCATGCCATACGTCTATGACTTCCTGGAAAACAAAGCCTACAGCAAGGGCAAAGGAGACTTTGCCCGCAAG ATGGACACATTCGTGAATCCTCTCAGGAGCTCCATGCGGAACGTGTCCAATGCAGTGAAGTCCCTGCCGGACAGCCTTGCCGAGGGAGTGTCCAAAGTCTCGGCTGACGTGGGACGCAGGTCCGAGAAATTTGGCCAGGACATTAAACAAACCATATTTAAG GTGCCTCCTTTAATCCCCAAATCTGACATTGTTCCTGAACACTGCCGCATCTCTGCCCAGCTGGATGATAAT GTGGATGATAATATTCCTCTGAGGGTGATGTTGTTGCTCATGGACGAGGTGTTTGACCTTAAAGAGAGAAATCAGTGGCTGAGGAGAAACATCAAAAACCTCTTACAGCAGCTCATCAGAGCCACGTATGGAGACACAATAAACAG gaaaattgTGGATCACGTGGACAACATGACCTCACCGGAGCAGGTGTCTGATTATGTGAAGAGATTCAG AGACTCCTATTGGCCGAACGGGATTCTGGCGGAGACTCCGCCCCGCAGAGAAAAAAACACCCGCATGAGAACGAGAGTCGCGGCCAAGACGACACTGTTGGGTATCATGCCAG ACGAGTTGAAGCACATCATCGGGGCGGACACCAGTCGGAAAGGCATCCTGCGCGTCTTCGACATGTTCCAGCACCAGCCGCTGAACCGCCGGCTGGTCTACGTCTTTCTGGAGGGCTTCCTGCAGACTCTGTTTCCGCAGCACAAGTTTTCCGAGCTGTTCGTGAAGCTGCACTCCCGCTCGCCGCGCGTACTCAAATACTCAAAGAAAATTCGCAACTTGCAGAAGAGGTGA
- the snx13 gene encoding sorting nexin-13 isoform X3, protein MFAEASLSVWGWGSLGVVLFLISFGPFAIFYLAFYILCFIGGGFVVLLLFGKTHSERHLERCEHSYLPSTETSILKVSEEMKSESKPIKIDRRLTGSSLIDEPLQQVILFALRDYIQYWYYTLSDDETFLLEIRQTVQNALVEFSTRSKEVDWQPYFTTRLVDDFATHLRVFRKAQERLNEREDQKQHGADELLESFFEAEVEMERKICRDMVCMSRKDEEGYLRDLCEVLLYLLLPPGDFHNKNMRYFLREVLARGVLLPLINQLSDPDYINQFVIWMLHDSSCNYEAFLNILKLTDKPAELEAVKDKVIEELQYLRSLDTGGDDINIRKNQINSLLFVKKICETRIQRLQSGKEVDALKLAANFGKLCVIPLEHILVHNIALQFFMDYMQHMGGQAVLFFWLTVEGYRVTAQQQLEVLHSSQKDGKRQSSQTTKGLLRAAALGVYDQYLSEKASPRVEVDEAPLSRLAQKLNKEDPTPEIFDEIQRKVYDMMLKDERYYPSFKQHPLYVRMLAELDMLKEPSFRGSDDGDGESFNGSPTGSINLSLDDLCSGSVDEFVHLHAFISDTADAFLHHLPMAGVCNDHGKTYALYTITVVRKSLDGNEDTWKTYRRYSDFHDFHMRITEQFESLAPILKLPGKKTFNNMEREFLEKRKKDLNAYLQLLLNPEIIKACPILMPYVYDFLENKAYSKGKGDFARKMDTFVNPLRSSMRNVSNAVKSLPDSLAEGVSKVSADVGRRSEKFGQDIKQTIFKVPPLIPKSDIVPEHCRISAQLDDNVDDNIPLRVMLLLMDEVFDLKERNQWLRRNIKNLLQQLIRATYGDTINRKIVDHVDNMTSPEQVSDYVKRFRDSYWPNGILAETPPRREKNTRMRTRVAAKTTLLGIMPDELKHIIGADTSRKGILRVFDMFQHQPLNRRLVYVFLEGFLQTLFPQHKFSELFVKLHSRSPRVLKYSKKIRNLQKR, encoded by the exons atgtttgcAGAG GCCAGTCTCTCTGTTTGGGGATGGGGGAGTTTGGGTGTTGTCCTCTTCCTCATCTCATTCGGACCCTTTGCCATCTTTTATCTGGCCTTCTACATCCTCTGCTTTATTGGCGG AGGTTTTGTAGTACTACTTTTATTTGGAAAGACACACTCAGAGAGGCATTTGGAGAGGTGTGAACACTCCTACCTACCATCCACAGAGACAAGCATACTCAAG GTTTCAGAAGAGATGAAATCAGAGTCCAAACCTATTAAGATTGATCGGCGTTTAACTGGATCCAGTCTCATAGATGAACCACTGCAGCAG GTGATCCTGTTTGCTTTGAGAGACTATATCCAGTACTGGTATTACACACTAAGTGATGATGAGACTTTTCTTCTAGAGATCAGACAGACGGTTCAAAATGCTCTCGTTGAGTTTTCCACCAG ATCTAAAGAAGTGGACTGGCAGCCATATTTTACCACCAGACTGGTGGATGATTTTGCGACCCATCTACGTGTTTTCAGGAAAGCTCAGGAGAGACTAAACGAGAGAGAGGATCAGAAACAGC ATGGAGCGGATGAGTTGCTGGAGTCGTTTTTCGAAGCAGAGGTAGAAATGGAGAGAAAAATTTGTAGAGACATGGTGTGCATGTCCCGCAAAGATGAGGAAG GTTACCTGCGAGACCTCTGTGAAGTGCTGCTTTATCTGTTACTACCTCCTGGAGATTTCCACAACAAGAATATGAGATACTTCCTCAGg GAGGTTCTGGCCAGAGGAGTTTTGCTTCCCCTAATAAACCAGCTGAGTGACCCAGATTACATCAATCAGTTTGTCATCTGGATG CTCCATGACTCCAGCTGTAACTATGAGGCCTTCTTGAACATTTTAAAGCTGACAGATAAACCTGCAGAGCTGGAGGCCGTCAAAGACAAAGTCATTGAGGAACTACAGTACCTGCGATCTCTAGACACTGGTGGAGATG ATATCAACATTAGAAAGAATCAAATCAATAGTTTgctttttgtgaaaaaaatctGTGAAACGCGGATACAACGGCTACAGTCAGGGAAG GAAGTTGATGCTTTAAAACTTGCGGCTAACTTTGGAAAGTTGTGTGTGATACCACTGGAGCACATTTTGGTGCATAACATCGCACTTCAGTTCTTCATGG ATTACATGCAGCATATGGGCGGTCAGGCGGTTCTGTTTTTCTGGCTGACGGTGGAGGGTTATCGGGTCACGGCCCAGCAACAGTTAGAGGTCTTACACAGCAGTCAGAAAGACGGAAAGAGGCAAAGCAGCCAGACCACTAAAGGATTGTTGAGAGCCGCTGCACTGGGTGTCTATGACCAATACCTGTCAGAAAAG GCCTCTCCCAGGGTGGAGGTGGATGAAGCTCCTTTATCCAGATTGGCTCAAAAACTCAACAAAGAGGATCCCACACCGGAGATATTCGATGAGATCCAGAGAAAG GTGTATGATATGATGTTAAAGGATGAAAGATATTACCCATCTTTTAAGCAACATCCGCTGTATGTGCGTATGCTGGCCGAGCTGGACATGCTGAAGGAACCCAGCTTTAGAGGTTCTGATGACGGGGATGGAG AGTCGTTCAACGGCTCTCCGACAGGAAGCATTAATTTA TCATTAGATGATCTCTGCAGTGGAAGTGTGGACGAATTTGTTCATCTTCACGCTTTTATCTCCGACACGG CTGACGCTTTTCTCCACCACCTCCCTATGGCAGGCGTGTGTAACGATCACGGGAAGACGTACGCGCTGTACACCATCACCGTCGTACGCAAGAGCTTGGACGGCAATGAGGACACCTGGAAAACGTACCGGCGCTACAGCGATTTCCACGACTTTCACATGCGCATCACGGAGCAG TTCGAGTCCCTCGCACCGATTCTCAAGCTGCCGGGCAAGAAGACCTTCAACAACATGGAAAGAGAGTTTTtagagaaaagaaagaaagacctGAACGCTTATCTTCAG CTTCTGCTGAATCCAGAGATCATAAAAGCCTGTCCCATCCTCATGCCATACGTCTATGACTTCCTGGAAAACAAAGCCTACAGCAAGGGCAAAGGAGACTTTGCCCGCAAG ATGGACACATTCGTGAATCCTCTCAGGAGCTCCATGCGGAACGTGTCCAATGCAGTGAAGTCCCTGCCGGACAGCCTTGCCGAGGGAGTGTCCAAAGTCTCGGCTGACGTGGGACGCAGGTCCGAGAAATTTGGCCAGGACATTAAACAAACCATATTTAAG GTGCCTCCTTTAATCCCCAAATCTGACATTGTTCCTGAACACTGCCGCATCTCTGCCCAGCTGGATGATAAT GTGGATGATAATATTCCTCTGAGGGTGATGTTGTTGCTCATGGACGAGGTGTTTGACCTTAAAGAGAGAAATCAGTGGCTGAGGAGAAACATCAAAAACCTCTTACAGCAGCTCATCAGAGCCACGTATGGAGACACAATAAACAG gaaaattgTGGATCACGTGGACAACATGACCTCACCGGAGCAGGTGTCTGATTATGTGAAGAGATTCAG AGACTCCTATTGGCCGAACGGGATTCTGGCGGAGACTCCGCCCCGCAGAGAAAAAAACACCCGCATGAGAACGAGAGTCGCGGCCAAGACGACACTGTTGGGTATCATGCCAG ACGAGTTGAAGCACATCATCGGGGCGGACACCAGTCGGAAAGGCATCCTGCGCGTCTTCGACATGTTCCAGCACCAGCCGCTGAACCGCCGGCTGGTCTACGTCTTTCTGGAGGGCTTCCTGCAGACTCTGTTTCCGCAGCACAAGTTTTCCGAGCTGTTCGTGAAGCTGCACTCCCGCTCGCCGCGCGTACTCAAATACTCAAAGAAAATTCGCAACTTGCAGAAGAGGTGA